A window of the Deinococcus gobiensis I-0 genome harbors these coding sequences:
- a CDS encoding GNAT family N-acetyltransferase, which yields MDIRRAQPDDFPYLKPMLLDMGFVDHPAALETRFAHFCADPFHHLFVALRAEERLGYAAVHDYGPHLRSGDRHRTAKLDDLYTRPDARRQGVGRALMRGVEAWAQTAPVRYVFWYANQREAGPAYRAMGYAAQPSGQEGYDFFEIDLGNPDLRLPHALRGS from the coding sequence ATGGACATCCGACGGGCGCAGCCGGACGACTTTCCGTACCTGAAACCGATGCTGCTGGACATGGGCTTCGTGGACCACCCCGCCGCGCTGGAAACGCGGTTCGCCCACTTCTGCGCCGACCCGTTCCATCACCTGTTCGTGGCGCTGCGGGCAGAAGAGCGGCTCGGCTACGCGGCGGTACACGACTACGGCCCCCACCTGCGCTCGGGCGACCGGCACCGGACGGCGAAGCTCGACGACCTCTATACGCGGCCGGACGCGCGGCGACAGGGGGTGGGACGCGCCCTGATGCGCGGCGTGGAGGCCTGGGCGCAGACCGCGCCCGTCCGCTACGTCTTCTGGTACGCCAACCAGCGGGAGGCGGGACCGGCGTACCGGGCGATGGGCTACGCCGCCCAGCCGTCCGGACAGGAGGGCTACGACTTTTTCGAGATCGACCTGGGGAATCCGGACCTGCGCCTGCCCCACGCGCTGCGGGGGTCCTGA
- a CDS encoding serine hydrolase, with protein MMSTVRALLVCSAVQAATVAGAAAPVLPTPAWAGGGPSCLSAPASSSAPMPTGLALPAGVTGRVNFYAAEYDPRTHQTLRALALGRPDDVQPLASSFKPLVVQAALQEVDAGRLRLNTLLTTTAANRSIEGYPAGSNSVQVLAKRAIYLSDNTASDLLHLAAGPERLAREVRRQSPCTSLLLTTKAWWAAQAGLLPAVLTPDPVAGLRAYGAQPFDQRLLTARALIAAAQKVTGPEVERQLDLYFHGPTYAADLELAVQNTSTARAYTDLMARTLPGAALKPATRTVFRDILATGCCRPKTPKLDATYWAAKAGSGWGILTLTGYVETGDGRRFAYTYLNDGSVTTDAEEMEKQIRPVVLWIEQNLLTLRAQRGRPLP; from the coding sequence ATGATGTCCACTGTCCGCGCCCTTCTCGTCTGCTCCGCCGTGCAGGCGGCAACCGTGGCGGGTGCCGCCGCTCCGGTCCTCCCCACTCCGGCCTGGGCCGGGGGAGGGCCGTCCTGCCTGTCGGCGCCGGCCTCCTCCAGCGCCCCCATGCCCACCGGACTCGCGCTTCCGGCCGGGGTCACGGGCCGCGTGAATTTCTACGCGGCCGAGTACGACCCCCGGACCCACCAGACCCTGCGCGCCCTCGCCCTGGGCCGCCCCGACGACGTGCAGCCCCTGGCCAGCAGCTTCAAGCCGCTCGTCGTGCAGGCGGCGTTGCAGGAGGTGGATGCGGGGCGGCTGCGGCTGAACACGCTGCTCACGACCACCGCCGCCAACCGCAGCATCGAGGGGTATCCGGCGGGCAGCAACAGCGTGCAGGTGCTGGCGAAGCGGGCGATCTACCTCAGCGACAACACGGCCTCGGACCTCCTGCACCTCGCCGCCGGGCCGGAGCGCCTGGCCCGCGAGGTGCGCCGGCAGAGCCCCTGTACCTCGCTGCTGCTGACCACCAAGGCCTGGTGGGCCGCGCAGGCGGGCCTGCTGCCGGCGGTCCTGACGCCGGACCCGGTGGCCGGCCTGCGTGCGTACGGCGCGCAGCCCTTCGACCAGCGCCTGCTGACCGCCAGGGCCCTGATCGCGGCCGCGCAGAAGGTCACCGGGCCGGAGGTCGAGCGGCAACTGGACCTGTATTTCCACGGCCCCACCTACGCGGCCGACCTGGAGCTCGCGGTCCAGAACACCAGCACCGCGCGGGCCTACACCGACCTGATGGCCCGGACGCTGCCCGGCGCGGCCCTGAAACCCGCGACGCGCACGGTCTTCCGCGACATCCTGGCGACGGGCTGCTGCCGTCCCAAGACGCCCAAGCTGGACGCGACCTACTGGGCGGCGAAGGCGGGCAGCGGCTGGGGCATCCTGACCCTGACCGGCTACGTCGAAACCGGGGACGGCCGCCGTTTCGCGTACACCTACCTCAACGACGGCAGCGTGACGACCGACGCCGAGGAGATGGAAAAGCAGATTCGCCCCGTGGTGCTGTGGATCGAGCAGAACCTGCTGACCCTGCGCGCGCAGCGGGGCCGCCCCCTGCCCTGA
- a CDS encoding putative bifunctional diguanylate cyclase/phosphodiesterase, with protein sequence MSHEAAACAPARPDAPGRAAAARLRVPGRADRDGPRAPSPDALRLFAGVTADVWLVGMPGAPPEAIQALRVVVADHARWRELLRDRDRLRDVYDRTFEFQGMLLPSGVLLDANETLLAFTGVRRVQVLGKPCVDAPWWKVSAENVGLLRRALTQAMSGEFARQDLSVLGADGTQAHVDLSLTPIFSERGEPQMIVMEGRDITERLRTLHEVGVARAFLESVLENVQDGIVACDAEGRITLFNRMAREWHGQGPEAVLADHWSGKYRLFGPDGVTPLHGEQIPLLRALRGAAVKDQEIVISSDHRPPLTVLSSGGPLYTPSGEPLGAVVAMHDVTERKLTEQRLRHDALHDRLTGLANRALLYSLLEHRMARFRRQPECAYAVLFIDLDNFKDVNDAYGHIVGDHLLLEVAARLQQAVRQTDAVARLGGDEFAVLLDNPCDATQVMRVIARITREMRRPVRLSGHEVEVTLSIGAALADSAYTGVEEPLRDADTAMYRAKQAGKNGAQLFDQSMHESVVRRLTTERELREAVAGDQLRLHYQPVICLDDGSCTGFEALVRWQHPVRGLLFPGDFIGVAEASGLIGALGAWVLQEGARQLREWRARPELAHLSLAVNVSGKQLLAPAQPDERLLAFDFPPGLELEVTESTLIDTPEAGAHLRALAQLGVPLSLDDFGTGYASLAAVQRHPIGTLKLDRSFVAPLPAGKRQRAIVASVLTLAAHLDLRVIAEGLETPEQVAALRDLGCRHGQGYVFCRPVPAGEATAYALAHLPGRRPDA encoded by the coding sequence GTGTCTCATGAGGCCGCCGCCTGCGCACCTGCCCGACCTGATGCACCTGGCCGCGCCGCTGCTGCGCGCCTACGGGTACCCGGACGCGCGGATCGAGATGGCCCCCGGGCCCCCTCGCCGGACGCCCTGCGCCTGTTCGCGGGGGTCACGGCCGACGTGTGGCTCGTGGGGATGCCCGGCGCGCCCCCCGAGGCGATTCAGGCCCTGCGGGTGGTCGTGGCGGACCACGCCCGCTGGCGCGAACTGCTGCGCGACCGCGACCGCCTGCGCGACGTGTACGACCGGACCTTCGAGTTCCAGGGCATGCTGCTGCCCAGCGGCGTGCTGCTCGACGCCAACGAGACCCTGCTGGCCTTCACGGGGGTCCGGCGCGTGCAGGTGCTCGGCAAGCCCTGCGTCGACGCCCCCTGGTGGAAGGTCTCGGCCGAGAACGTGGGCCTGTTGAGGCGCGCCCTCACGCAGGCGATGTCGGGCGAGTTCGCGCGCCAGGACCTCTCCGTCCTCGGGGCGGACGGCACGCAGGCCCACGTGGACCTGAGCCTGACCCCCATCTTCTCCGAGCGGGGAGAGCCGCAGATGATCGTCATGGAGGGCCGCGACATCACCGAGCGCCTGCGCACCCTGCACGAGGTCGGGGTGGCGCGCGCCTTTCTCGAATCCGTCCTCGAAAACGTGCAGGACGGCATCGTGGCCTGCGACGCCGAGGGCCGGATCACCCTGTTCAACCGCATGGCCCGCGAGTGGCACGGCCAGGGCCCCGAGGCCGTGCTGGCCGACCACTGGAGCGGCAAGTACCGCCTTTTCGGTCCCGACGGCGTCACGCCCCTGCATGGAGAGCAGATTCCGCTGCTGCGGGCGCTGCGGGGCGCGGCGGTCAAGGATCAGGAGATCGTGATCTCTTCCGACCACCGCCCGCCCCTGACCGTGCTGTCGTCGGGCGGCCCGCTCTACACGCCCTCGGGCGAGCCGCTCGGCGCGGTGGTCGCCATGCACGACGTGACCGAGCGCAAGCTCACCGAGCAGCGGCTGCGGCACGACGCGCTGCACGACCGCCTGACCGGCCTCGCCAACCGCGCCCTGCTCTATAGCCTGCTCGAACACCGCATGGCGCGCTTCCGGCGGCAGCCCGAGTGCGCATATGCGGTCCTGTTCATCGACCTCGACAACTTCAAGGACGTGAACGACGCCTACGGGCACATCGTCGGAGACCACCTGCTGCTGGAAGTGGCGGCCCGGCTCCAGCAGGCCGTGCGCCAGACAGACGCCGTGGCCCGCCTGGGCGGCGACGAGTTCGCCGTGCTGCTCGACAATCCCTGCGACGCGACCCAGGTCATGCGGGTCATCGCCAGGATCACCCGCGAGATGCGCCGGCCCGTGCGGCTTTCCGGCCACGAGGTCGAGGTGACGCTGTCCATCGGCGCCGCGCTGGCCGATTCCGCCTACACCGGCGTCGAGGAGCCGCTGCGCGACGCCGACACCGCCATGTACCGCGCCAAACAGGCGGGCAAGAACGGGGCGCAGCTGTTCGACCAGAGCATGCACGAGTCGGTGGTGCGGCGGCTGACCACCGAACGAGAGCTGCGCGAGGCGGTCGCCGGCGACCAGCTGCGGCTGCACTACCAGCCCGTGATCTGCCTGGACGACGGCAGCTGCACCGGCTTTGAGGCGCTGGTGCGCTGGCAGCACCCGGTCCGGGGCCTGCTGTTTCCCGGCGACTTCATCGGTGTGGCCGAGGCCTCGGGCCTGATCGGGGCGCTGGGGGCCTGGGTGCTGCAAGAGGGCGCGCGTCAGCTGCGGGAGTGGCGCGCGCGGCCCGAACTCGCCCACCTGAGTCTGGCCGTGAATGTCAGCGGCAAGCAGCTTCTGGCCCCGGCCCAGCCGGACGAGCGCCTGCTCGCCTTCGACTTTCCGCCGGGCCTGGAACTCGAGGTCACCGAGAGCACCCTCATCGACACGCCCGAGGCGGGGGCCCACCTGCGCGCCCTGGCGCAGCTCGGCGTGCCCCTGTCGCTCGACGACTTCGGCACGGGCTACGCCTCGCTCGCGGCGGTGCAGCGCCACCCCATCGGGACCCTCAAGCTCGACCGCAGCTTCGTCGCCCCGCTGCCTGCGGGAAAGCGGCAGCGGGCCATCGTGGCGAGCGTGCTGACCCTGGCCGCCCACCTGGACCTGCGCGTGATCGCCGAAGGCCTGGAAACGCCCGAGCAGGTGGCGGCCCTCCGGGACCTGGGCTGTCGCCACGGCCAGGGCTACGTCTTCTGCCGTCCCGTTCCGGCCGGCGAGGCGACGGCCTACGCGCTGGCCCACCTGCCCGGCCGCCGCCCGGACGCCTGA
- a CDS encoding dTDP-4-dehydrorhamnose reductase and Glycosyl hydrolase family 1, whose product MSPTPEPALTPAAGGRPPLELWLGIECTFNRVGDTYLNQLERGGHLERPGDLDLLAGLGARRIRYPALWEQVAPGSPDTPDWRWTDRQLARLRPLRLEPVVTLLHHGSGPRYTSLLDPEFPEKLAAYAGQVARRSPWVTSYTPVDEPLTTARFSGLYGVWYPHHATDESFVRMVLHQCRGTVLAMRAVREVQPGASLVRTDDLGRAHATAAMQPEADFQNERRWLACDLLCGRVGPGRPTRSGPTCSPPGRGRRNCGGSSIIPACPTSSAWTTTSRASAFWTSGRRSHAGA is encoded by the coding sequence ATGAGTCCTACACCCGAACCTGCCCTGACGCCGGCTGCCGGCGGCCGCCCCCCGCTGGAGCTGTGGTTGGGGATCGAATGTACCTTCAACCGCGTCGGCGACACCTACCTCAACCAGCTCGAACGGGGCGGGCATCTGGAACGTCCCGGCGACCTCGACCTGCTGGCCGGCCTGGGGGCGCGCCGCATCCGTTACCCGGCACTGTGGGAGCAGGTCGCGCCCGGCAGCCCGGACACCCCCGACTGGCGCTGGACTGACCGGCAGCTCGCCCGCCTCCGGCCGCTGAGGCTGGAGCCGGTCGTCACGCTGCTGCACCACGGCAGCGGCCCGCGCTACACCAGCCTGCTGGACCCCGAATTTCCCGAGAAGCTGGCCGCGTACGCCGGGCAGGTGGCGCGGCGCTCCCCCTGGGTCACGAGTTACACCCCGGTCGACGAGCCGCTGACGACCGCGCGCTTCAGCGGCCTGTACGGCGTGTGGTACCCGCACCACGCCACCGACGAGAGCTTCGTGCGCATGGTCCTCCACCAGTGCCGGGGCACCGTGCTGGCGATGCGCGCTGTCCGCGAGGTGCAGCCCGGCGCGTCGCTCGTCCGGACCGACGACCTGGGCCGGGCCCACGCCACGGCGGCCATGCAGCCCGAGGCCGACTTCCAGAACGAGCGGCGCTGGCTCGCCTGCGACCTGCTGTGCGGGCGGGTCGGGCCGGGCCGGCCCACCCGCTCTGGGCCTACCTGCTCGCCTCCGGGGCGGGGGAGGAGGAACTGCGGTGGTTCGTCGATCATCCCTGCGTGCCCGACATCATCGGCGTGGACTACTACGTCACGAGCGAGCGCTTTCTGGACGAGCGGGCGGCGGTCTCATGCAGGGGCCTGA
- a CDS encoding sensor histidine kinase, translating into MSGVRAAGGRLRRAVLRLPLELRLFLALLTTILILTVSMYGLVLLQARDYAENQLRQTLTQELARLGTPGDGLDERLRTAAQSRDTWGLWSAPGQETQFTDGLIRSSPPPGALDRARQGLPAEYRTAHALVVLRAVPGGVVGLAASLDSISAFVLRLCRLNLLIAAVLVTVACGVGVGLIRLGLRPLRRITAQARELSASRLHQRLAVPDSRDDVRALAQSLNGMLDRLDQSFGDLRAEEARTRAFAADASHELRTPLTALGGYLEVLARAPEDRQVQWELLLAARREADRAGRLVEDLLTLTRLDSGETLRPEPLEVRGWLHQLAARVQPIMPEHRLRAEVQGLTQLWVQADPLRLEQALWNLLRNAARHAPQGSTILVQAVQGLDTVTFEVQDEGPGFTPEGLSRGFERFYRAQRDPSGAGLGLAIVQSIARAHGGSAGLGNRPGGGAWVSFTAPAWPRASQAPA; encoded by the coding sequence GTGAGCGGCGTGCGGGCCGCCGGGGGCCGGCTGCGGCGCGCGGTGCTCCGGCTGCCGCTGGAGCTGCGCCTCTTTCTGGCGCTGCTGACCACCATCCTGATCCTGACGGTGAGCATGTACGGCCTGGTGCTGCTGCAGGCCCGCGACTACGCCGAGAACCAGCTGCGGCAGACCCTGACCCAGGAACTGGCGCGCCTGGGGACGCCGGGCGACGGCCTGGACGAGCGCCTGCGCACGGCCGCGCAGAGCCGCGACACCTGGGGCCTGTGGAGCGCGCCGGGCCAGGAGACGCAGTTCACGGACGGGCTGATCCGGTCCAGCCCGCCCCCCGGCGCGCTGGACCGCGCGCGCCAGGGCCTGCCGGCCGAGTACCGCACCGCCCACGCGCTGGTGGTGCTGCGCGCCGTGCCCGGCGGGGTGGTGGGCCTCGCGGCCAGCCTCGACAGCATCTCGGCCTTCGTGCTGCGCCTGTGCCGCCTGAACCTGCTCATCGCGGCGGTGCTCGTGACGGTGGCCTGCGGGGTGGGCGTCGGCCTGATCCGGCTGGGGCTGCGGCCGCTGCGGCGCATTACCGCGCAGGCCAGGGAACTGTCGGCCAGCCGGCTGCACCAGCGCCTCGCCGTGCCGGACAGCCGGGACGACGTGCGCGCGCTGGCCCAGAGCCTCAACGGGATGCTCGACCGGCTCGACCAGTCCTTCGGGGACCTGCGGGCCGAGGAAGCGCGCACCCGCGCCTTCGCGGCCGACGCCTCGCACGAACTGCGCACCCCCCTGACGGCGCTGGGCGGCTACCTGGAGGTGCTGGCCCGCGCCCCCGAGGACCGGCAGGTGCAGTGGGAACTGCTGCTCGCGGCGCGGCGCGAAGCCGACCGGGCGGGGCGGCTCGTCGAGGACCTGCTGACCCTGACGCGCCTGGATTCAGGCGAGACACTGCGCCCGGAGCCGCTGGAGGTGCGCGGCTGGCTGCACCAGCTCGCGGCGCGTGTGCAGCCCATCATGCCCGAACATCGCCTGCGGGCCGAGGTCCAGGGCCTGACGCAGCTGTGGGTGCAGGCCGACCCGCTGCGGCTGGAGCAGGCGCTGTGGAACCTGCTGCGGAACGCCGCCCGCCACGCGCCTCAGGGCTCGACCATTCTCGTCCAGGCGGTACAGGGGCTCGACACCGTGACCTTCGAGGTGCAGGACGAGGGGCCGGGATTTACCCCCGAGGGCCTGAGCCGGGGCTTCGAACGCTTCTACCGCGCCCAGCGCGACCCCAGCGGCGCGGGGCTGGGGCTCGCCATCGTGCAGAGCATCGCGCGGGCGCACGGCGGCTCGGCGGGGCTGGGCAACCGCCCCGGAGGCGGGGCCTGGGTGAGCTTCACGGCCCCCGCCTGGCCACGCGCGAGTCAGGCCCCTGCATGA
- a CDS encoding response regulator transcription factor, giving the protein MTAARPTPRLLIVEDDPGIRDYLQVGLRYEGFEVDTAGTAGEGLSRFAAAGADLIILDVMLPGPDGYAFLRDLRSRTPVPVLMLTARDSVEDRIRGLEGGADDYLVKPFAFGELVARVRNVLRRSRPDIVELARYADLELNGATREAFRAGRRLDLRPTTFDLLLFLTRHSERVLPKQIILDAVWGRDFLGSDNVVELYMGYARRALGDPPLLHTLRGAGYLLQERR; this is encoded by the coding sequence ATGACCGCCGCCCGCCCCACGCCCCGGCTCCTGATCGTGGAGGACGATCCGGGCATCCGCGACTACCTGCAGGTCGGGCTGCGCTACGAGGGCTTCGAGGTGGACACTGCGGGTACGGCGGGCGAGGGCCTGAGCCGCTTCGCGGCGGCGGGCGCGGACCTCATCATCCTGGACGTGATGCTGCCCGGCCCCGACGGCTACGCCTTCCTGCGCGACCTGCGCAGCCGGACCCCGGTGCCGGTCCTGATGCTCACGGCGCGCGACAGCGTCGAGGACCGTATCCGGGGGCTCGAAGGCGGAGCCGACGACTACCTCGTCAAGCCCTTCGCCTTCGGGGAGCTCGTGGCGCGGGTGCGCAACGTGCTGCGCCGCAGCCGCCCGGACATCGTGGAACTCGCGCGCTACGCCGACCTGGAACTCAACGGCGCCACCCGCGAGGCCTTCCGCGCCGGGCGGCGGCTGGACCTGCGCCCGACCACCTTCGACCTGCTGCTGTTCCTGACCCGCCACAGCGAGCGGGTACTGCCCAAGCAGATCATCCTGGACGCCGTGTGGGGGCGGGATTTTCTCGGCAGCGACAACGTGGTCGAGCTGTATATGGGCTACGCCCGGCGCGCGCTGGGCGATCCGCCACTGCTGCATACGCTGCGCGGCGCGGGCTACCTGCTCCAGGAGCGGCGGTGA
- a CDS encoding YceI family protein, whose amino-acid sequence MKRPILLGLLTLALPAAAAAPVTYTVVTAATSLNLMTAESQTSVENFTGRTSKVSGSLSYDAAARTGTGTVSVDGASISTGNGLRDTHMKSADWLNFDKTPAVTFKTTSVKLVSGDKYAVNGTLTMNGVTRSVTSTATVKLTPASAATASAGLKGNVLAVSTSFPVKLSDYGVKNSRIGGQVSDTLTISLKFVASSGG is encoded by the coding sequence ATGAAGCGACCCATCCTGCTCGGCCTGCTGACCCTGGCGCTGCCGGCCGCCGCCGCCGCGCCCGTGACCTACACCGTCGTCACCGCCGCCACCTCCCTGAACCTGATGACCGCCGAGAGCCAGACCAGTGTCGAGAACTTCACCGGCCGGACCAGCAAGGTCAGCGGCAGCCTGAGCTACGACGCTGCTGCCAGGACCGGCACCGGTACCGTCAGTGTGGACGGCGCGAGCATCTCGACCGGCAACGGCCTGCGCGACACCCACATGAAGAGCGCGGACTGGCTGAACTTCGACAAGACGCCGGCCGTGACCTTCAAGACCACCTCGGTCAAGCTCGTGAGCGGTGACAAGTACGCCGTGAACGGCACCCTGACCATGAACGGCGTGACCAGGAGCGTCACGAGCACCGCCACCGTCAAGCTGACCCCGGCGAGCGCCGCCACCGCGTCGGCGGGCCTGAAGGGCAACGTCCTAGCCGTGAGCACCAGTTTTCCGGTCAAGCTGAGCGACTACGGCGTGAAGAACAGCCGCATCGGCGGGCAGGTCAGCGACACGCTCACGATCAGCCTCAAGTTCGTCGCCAGCAGCGGCGGCTGA
- a CDS encoding PIG-L deacetylase family protein codes for MSRLKTPSRRPLLWIGLALLGVLALAAWINLPVVGHLFGRSSERVAALPAAAPFRAGQRVLMLSPHPDDETLCCGGMLQQAQAAGAQVYVAWMTAGDGFEFDAALTERTLRPGPENMRALGNTRAAETQRAAAALGIPGDRTFMLGYPDGGLFRLFTTNFSSPYTAPRTRADAVYVRGALTPGAPFTGEALEADLRRVLDRVKPDIVLAPAPQDFHTDHHTLSYIALQLMAERRQADRLRFWVIHGGLEWPVPKGIHETLPLTEPPLADRLPWTRVDLTPEQRARKLEAVRAYRTQTEIEARFMEAFVRANELLSPQPLPESGSGQAASAGE; via the coding sequence ATGAGCCGCCTCAAGACCCCGTCCCGGCGTCCACTCCTCTGGATCGGCCTCGCCCTGCTGGGCGTGCTGGCCCTGGCCGCCTGGATCAACCTGCCGGTGGTAGGGCATCTTTTCGGCCGCAGCAGTGAGCGCGTCGCGGCGTTGCCGGCCGCCGCGCCCTTCCGGGCCGGACAGCGCGTCCTGATGCTCTCGCCGCATCCCGACGACGAGACGCTGTGCTGCGGCGGGATGCTCCAGCAGGCGCAGGCAGCGGGCGCGCAGGTGTACGTCGCCTGGATGACCGCCGGCGACGGCTTCGAATTCGACGCGGCCCTGACCGAACGCACCCTGCGCCCCGGCCCCGAAAACATGCGCGCACTGGGCAACACCCGCGCCGCCGAGACGCAGCGGGCCGCCGCCGCACTGGGCATTCCCGGCGACCGGACCTTCATGCTGGGCTACCCCGACGGAGGGCTGTTCCGGCTGTTCACCACGAATTTCTCGTCTCCCTACACCGCCCCCCGAACCCGCGCCGACGCCGTGTACGTGCGCGGCGCCCTGACACCCGGCGCGCCCTTCACCGGCGAGGCGCTGGAGGCCGACCTGCGGCGGGTGCTCGACCGCGTGAAACCCGACATCGTGCTCGCACCCGCGCCGCAGGACTTCCACACCGACCACCACACGCTGTCGTACATCGCGCTGCAACTCATGGCCGAGCGGCGGCAGGCCGACCGCCTGCGCTTCTGGGTGATCCACGGCGGACTGGAATGGCCGGTGCCCAAGGGCATCCACGAGACGCTGCCCCTGACCGAGCCTCCCCTGGCCGACCGCCTGCCCTGGACCCGCGTGGACCTCACCCCCGAGCAACGGGCGCGCAAGCTGGAGGCCGTGCGCGCCTACCGCACCCAGACCGAGATCGAGGCCCGCTTCATGGAGGCTTTCGTGCGGGCCAACGAACTCCTGAGTCCGCAGCCGCTGCCCGAATCCGGCTCGGGGCAGGCGGCGAGCGCCGGGGAATGA
- a CDS encoding TerD family protein, which yields MPVSLQKGGNVSLSKEAPGLTAIVIGLGWDPRATDGQAFDLDGSVFMLGASGRVRSDSDFIFYNNKTSSDGSVSHQGDNTTGQGAGDDETVDVDFSRVPADVDKIAVCVTIHEADTRRQSFGQVSKAYIRVMNKAGGTEIARYDLSEDASTDTAMIFGEVYRNGSDWKFRAVGQGFAGGLAPLARNFGVNV from the coding sequence ATGCCAGTATCACTTCAAAAAGGCGGCAACGTATCCCTTTCCAAGGAAGCTCCCGGCCTCACGGCCATCGTGATCGGACTGGGCTGGGACCCGCGCGCGACCGACGGGCAGGCCTTCGACCTCGACGGCAGCGTCTTCATGCTCGGGGCCAGCGGCCGCGTGCGCAGCGACAGCGACTTCATCTTCTACAACAACAAGACCAGCAGTGACGGCAGCGTCAGCCACCAGGGCGACAACACGACCGGCCAGGGCGCGGGCGACGACGAGACGGTGGACGTGGACTTCTCGCGTGTGCCGGCCGATGTGGACAAGATCGCCGTCTGCGTGACCATCCACGAGGCCGACACCCGCCGCCAGAGCTTCGGGCAGGTTTCCAAGGCCTATATCCGCGTGATGAACAAGGCGGGCGGCACCGAGATCGCGCGCTACGACCTCTCGGAAGACGCCAGCACCGACACCGCCATGATCTTCGGCGAGGTCTACCGCAACGGCAGCGACTGGAAGTTCCGTGCGGTCGGTCAGGGCTTCGCGGGCGGCCTCGCGCCGCTGGCCCGCAACTTCGGCGTCAACGTCTGA
- a CDS encoding VWA domain-containing protein — protein sequence MQTFQTGQKSPLAALTPATRLSLSARVTGPAAEYDLILFGLDEAGRLSDDRYMVFYNQPRSPEGALSVQGSGSERVFGLDLAALPAGVRRLSLAVTTDQGDLSQMQAADVTLSADGVPLLTYRVTGRELSGEKALMLLDVYFKDVWRVGAVGQGFAGGLDALVRHFGGEVADAPPAPGPAVPTPVSLAKERQRVLLEKAERTQPQLVSLIKTASVSLEKRGLGEARYRVNLVLDISASMYDEYRSGAVQALAERALALATRLDDDGEVEVYLFGIKAHRGGPLSLDNVAGFVDRLGVRLEGGTHYSPVMTLVREDARAARAALPTLVLFITDGGTSNRDAVVRQMTEASREPVFWKFMGIDQGGVDFDFLTKLDDLRGRTVDNADFFCLPSPIRVPDPQLFELLVNELDTWQTAARRQGILR from the coding sequence ATGCAGACATTCCAGACCGGCCAGAAAAGCCCGCTCGCGGCCCTGACTCCGGCCACCCGCCTGAGCCTCAGCGCCCGCGTCACCGGCCCGGCGGCCGAATACGACCTCATTCTGTTCGGCCTGGACGAGGCGGGCCGTCTGAGCGACGACCGTTACATGGTTTTCTATAACCAGCCGCGGAGTCCCGAGGGGGCCCTCTCGGTGCAGGGGAGTGGCAGCGAACGGGTCTTCGGTCTCGATCTCGCGGCCCTGCCTGCGGGCGTGCGCCGTCTGAGCCTCGCCGTGACCACCGATCAGGGTGATCTGAGTCAGATGCAGGCAGCCGACGTGACCCTGAGTGCGGACGGTGTCCCGTTGCTGACCTACCGCGTGACCGGCCGCGAGCTGAGCGGGGAAAAGGCGCTGATGTTGCTGGACGTGTATTTCAAGGACGTCTGGCGCGTCGGCGCGGTCGGGCAGGGCTTCGCCGGGGGACTGGACGCCCTCGTGCGGCATTTCGGCGGCGAGGTGGCGGACGCCCCGCCTGCGCCTGGACCGGCCGTGCCGACACCTGTCAGTCTCGCCAAGGAGCGCCAGCGCGTGCTGCTGGAAAAGGCCGAGCGCACGCAGCCCCAGCTCGTCAGTCTCATCAAGACGGCGAGTGTCAGTCTGGAAAAACGGGGTCTGGGCGAGGCGCGCTACCGGGTCAACCTCGTGCTGGACATCAGCGCGAGCATGTACGACGAATACCGCAGCGGGGCGGTGCAGGCCCTCGCCGAGCGCGCCCTGGCCCTGGCGACCCGCCTGGACGACGACGGTGAGGTCGAGGTGTACCTGTTCGGCATCAAGGCCCACCGGGGCGGTCCGCTGTCGCTCGACAACGTCGCGGGCTTCGTGGACCGGCTGGGGGTCCGCCTGGAGGGCGGCACGCACTACAGTCCGGTCATGACCCTGGTGCGTGAGGATGCCCGCGCCGCGCGCGCGGCCCTGCCCACGTTGGTGCTGTTCATCACCGACGGGGGCACCAGCAACCGTGACGCCGTGGTCCGTCAGATGACCGAAGCCTCACGTGAGCCGGTGTTCTGGAAATTCATGGGCATCGACCAGGGCGGTGTGGACTTCGATTTCCTGACCAAGCTCGACGACCTGCGCGGCCGGACCGTGGACAACGCCGATTTCTTCTGTCTGCCCTCGCCCATCCGCGTGCCCGACCCCCAGCTGTTCGAACTGCTGGTGAACGAACTCGACACCTGGCAGACTGCCGCGCGCCGCCAGGGCATCCTGCGCTGA